One Rhizobiales bacterium GAS188 DNA window includes the following coding sequences:
- a CDS encoding Fucose 4-O-acetylase (manually curated), whose protein sequence is MPASEQPTQAAPASRLAFFDNLRWSMIVLVISMHAADTYSPFGNWYYGDKTGTDRLTALLFGTYQSFLQAFFMALLFAVSGYFAAASIRRKGAVTFMIDRSLRLGLPVLLYMLVIGPVTQYYIAGSWRPTAPTSFGREWLHHILDGEVFSESGPLWFCVALLLFSIAYAGIWSLGDKIVARPPGEPLSTSPPSTSVILAFIGVMTVATFAVRLFVPNGDAVLNMQLGDFPSYLLMFAVGIHAQYRQWLFRLPSATGRNWAIAGIVLGLIGWVLIIWLGGALQGQFDGYRGGWHWPGFSKDLWESFVCVAISLGLIVLYRDHFNRQGQVSRFLSDNAFAVYVFHPPILILVTRLLHFLPAPSAFKFIVATLGGAALTLLFSALVARRTPLLRTVL, encoded by the coding sequence ATGCCGGCAAGCGAACAACCGACGCAAGCTGCGCCTGCTTCCCGCTTGGCATTCTTCGACAATCTTCGCTGGTCGATGATCGTGCTCGTCATCAGCATGCATGCGGCCGACACCTATTCACCCTTCGGCAACTGGTATTACGGCGACAAGACGGGGACCGACCGCCTGACGGCGCTGCTGTTCGGCACCTACCAATCTTTCCTGCAAGCCTTCTTCATGGCGCTTCTGTTCGCCGTCTCCGGCTATTTCGCGGCCGCATCGATCCGGCGCAAAGGCGCCGTCACCTTCATGATCGACCGCTCGCTGCGTCTCGGCCTGCCGGTCCTGCTCTACATGCTGGTGATCGGGCCGGTCACCCAATACTATATCGCCGGCTCCTGGCGACCCACGGCCCCGACCAGCTTCGGTCGGGAATGGCTGCACCATATCCTCGACGGCGAGGTCTTCAGCGAATCCGGGCCGCTCTGGTTCTGCGTCGCCCTGCTCCTGTTCTCGATCGCTTATGCGGGGATCTGGTCGCTCGGCGACAAGATTGTCGCCCGCCCGCCGGGCGAGCCGCTCTCGACATCGCCGCCCTCGACATCTGTCATCTTGGCATTCATCGGCGTCATGACGGTCGCGACCTTCGCGGTGAGGCTGTTCGTCCCCAATGGCGACGCCGTGCTCAACATGCAGCTCGGCGACTTTCCATCCTATCTTCTGATGTTCGCAGTCGGTATCCACGCCCAATACCGGCAATGGCTGTTCAGGCTGCCATCGGCCACCGGTCGCAACTGGGCGATCGCCGGCATCGTGCTCGGCCTGATCGGCTGGGTGCTGATCATCTGGCTCGGCGGCGCCCTGCAAGGGCAATTCGACGGCTATCGCGGAGGCTGGCATTGGCCCGGCTTCTCCAAGGATCTATGGGAATCCTTCGTCTGCGTGGCGATCAGCCTCGGATTGATCGTTCTCTACCGCGACCATTTCAATCGGCAGGGCCAAGTGTCACGCTTCCTGTCCGACAATGCCTTCGCGGTCTATGTCTTTCACCCGCCGATCCTCATCCTGGTGACGCGCCTTCTGCATTTCCTGCCCGCGCCCTCGGCCTTCAAGTTCATCGTGGCGACCTTGGGCGGGGCGGCCCTCACGCTGCTGTTCTCGGCCCTGGTGGCGCGCCGCACGCCGCTGCTGCGCACGGTGCTGTGA
- a CDS encoding SSU ribosomal protein S4P, which produces MSKRHSVKHKIDRRLGENLWGRPKSPVNRREYGPGQHGQRRKGKISDFGTQLRAKQKLKGYYGNISEKQFRRYYAEAIRLKGDSGEHLIGLLERRLDAVVYRAKFVPTVFAARQFVNHGHVKVNGRRVTISSYLVKAGDVIEVKDASKQLVIVLEAVALAERDVPEYIEVDHTKMTAKLARVPALSDVPYPVQMEPNLVIEFYSR; this is translated from the coding sequence ATGAGCAAGCGACACAGCGTCAAGCACAAGATCGACCGCCGCCTCGGCGAGAACCTTTGGGGCCGCCCGAAGAGCCCGGTCAACCGCCGCGAATACGGCCCCGGCCAGCACGGACAGCGCCGCAAGGGCAAGATTTCCGATTTCGGCACGCAGCTGCGCGCCAAGCAGAAGCTCAAGGGCTATTACGGCAACATCTCCGAGAAGCAGTTCCGCCGCTATTATGCCGAGGCCATCCGCCTCAAGGGCGACAGCGGCGAGCATCTGATCGGCCTGTTGGAGCGCCGGCTCGATGCCGTCGTCTACCGCGCCAAATTCGTGCCGACCGTGTTCGCGGCGCGCCAGTTCGTCAATCACGGCCATGTCAAGGTGAACGGCCGGCGCGTGACCATCTCGAGCTATCTCGTCAAGGCGGGCGATGTCATCGAGGTGAAGGACGCCTCGAAGCAGCTCGTCATCGTGCTCGAGGCCGTGGCGCTCGCGGAGCGCGACGTGCCCGAATATATCGAGGTCGATCACACCAAGATGACCGCGAAACTGGCGCGTGTGCCGGCCCTGTCCGATGTGCCCTATCCGGTGCAGATGGAGCCGAACCTCGTCATCGAGTTCTATTCACGCTGA
- a CDS encoding Uncharacterized conserved protein YdeI, YjbR/CyaY-like superfamily, DUF1801 family: protein MTDVKQGLPILLFGDLQAFETWLSAEPPTSKGVWLKIAKKGNETATVSYAEAIEAALCHGWIDGQKAPLDKAFWLQRFTPRGKASKWSKINRDKALALIEAKRMKPAGQTAIEAARRDGRWEAAYDSQSSATVPDDLKAELDKRPAAASFFASLDRLNRYAILYRLHSAKRPETRLRRLAQFVDMLERQEKIYP from the coding sequence ATGACGGACGTCAAGCAGGGCTTGCCGATCCTGCTCTTCGGCGACCTGCAAGCCTTCGAGACCTGGCTTTCGGCCGAGCCCCCGACTTCCAAAGGCGTGTGGCTCAAGATTGCCAAGAAGGGTAACGAGACGGCGACCGTCAGCTATGCCGAGGCCATCGAGGCCGCCCTTTGCCATGGCTGGATCGACGGCCAGAAGGCGCCCCTCGACAAGGCCTTCTGGCTGCAGCGATTCACGCCGCGCGGCAAGGCCAGCAAATGGTCGAAGATCAATCGCGACAAGGCGCTCGCCCTCATCGAGGCCAAGCGAATGAAGCCTGCAGGCCAGACGGCGATCGAGGCCGCTCGACGCGACGGGCGCTGGGAGGCAGCCTATGACTCGCAGAGCAGCGCGACCGTGCCCGATGATCTCAAGGCCGAGCTCGACAAGCGCCCGGCGGCCGCTTCCTTCTTCGCGAGCCTCGACAGGCTGAACCGCTATGCAATCTTGTATCGGCTGCACAGCGCCAAGAGGCCGGAAACACGCTTGCGCCGCCTCGCCCAATTCGTCGACATGCTCGAGCGACAGGAGAAGATCTATCCCTAA